The following proteins are encoded in a genomic region of Desulfosporosinus youngiae DSM 17734:
- a CDS encoding methylaspartate ammonia-lyase — protein MKIIDVIASPGLTGFYFDDQLAIKSGVGHDGFTYLGEPKTAGFKAVRQRGESISVMLILEDGQVASGDCAAVQYSGAGGRDPLFLAEDFIPIILEEIAPKLIGRELDSFRSLAGLVENLKRQNGEPYHTAIRYGVSQAILDGVAKAQRKTMTEVILEEYELPLILEPVPIFTQTGDDRYENADKAIIKRAGVLPHALINNVETKLGKNGELLLDYVEWLRNRIMTLGGDDYRPVLHIDVYGTIGLAFEDDVERMVEYFVKLEKAAAPLHLRIEGPMDAGSLKGQIEQLKALRAALKAWGVKVEIVADEWCNTYEDIVKFVDAQAADMVQIKTPDLGGIQNTIEAVIYARKYGVGAYVGGSCNETDSGGRTAVHVALAARPDQMLAKPGMGVDEGYMIVHNEMNRTLAVLKRGVR, from the coding sequence ATGAAAATTATTGACGTTATTGCTTCACCGGGGCTTACGGGTTTTTATTTCGATGACCAGCTTGCCATTAAATCAGGCGTTGGTCATGATGGTTTTACTTATCTCGGAGAACCTAAAACAGCGGGATTTAAGGCGGTTCGTCAACGGGGCGAGTCGATTTCAGTGATGCTTATTTTAGAAGATGGGCAAGTCGCCTCGGGGGATTGTGCGGCTGTTCAATACTCAGGAGCCGGCGGCCGGGATCCGCTTTTTTTAGCTGAAGATTTTATTCCAATCATTCTTGAAGAAATTGCACCTAAGCTGATAGGCCGGGAACTGGATTCGTTCCGCAGTCTGGCGGGTCTGGTTGAAAACTTAAAGCGGCAGAATGGGGAACCTTATCATACGGCGATTCGCTATGGGGTGAGTCAGGCGATTCTTGATGGAGTGGCAAAAGCTCAGAGAAAGACCATGACCGAAGTGATCCTGGAGGAATATGAGCTTCCGCTGATTCTTGAGCCTGTTCCGATTTTTACTCAAACCGGAGATGACCGCTATGAAAATGCCGATAAGGCAATTATAAAACGTGCCGGGGTTCTGCCCCACGCTTTGATCAATAATGTGGAGACAAAGCTGGGCAAAAATGGGGAATTGCTCTTAGACTATGTAGAGTGGCTGCGCAACAGGATTATGACTTTGGGCGGGGATGATTACCGGCCTGTCCTGCACATTGATGTCTACGGTACGATTGGCTTGGCTTTTGAGGATGATGTGGAGCGGATGGTCGAATACTTTGTGAAGCTGGAAAAAGCGGCGGCTCCCTTGCATTTACGGATTGAAGGTCCGATGGATGCCGGGAGCCTTAAAGGACAAATTGAACAGCTTAAAGCCTTGCGGGCTGCCTTGAAGGCGTGGGGAGTCAAGGTGGAAATCGTGGCCGATGAGTGGTGTAATACTTATGAAGATATTGTCAAGTTTGTTGATGCTCAAGCTGCCGATATGGTTCAAATTAAAACCCCTGATCTGGGCGGGATTCAAAACACAATTGAAGCAGTTATCTACGCCAGGAAATACGGAGTAGGAGCTTATGTGGGCGGATCCTGCAATGAAACGGATTCCGGCGGCCGAACAGCAGTCCATGTAGCCCTGGCTGCCCGTCCGGATCAAATGCTTGCCAAGCCCGGTATGGGAGTGGATGAAGGGTATATGATCGTACACAATGAGATGAATAGGACGCTGGCTGTGTTGAAAAGGGGTGTGAGATAA
- a CDS encoding methylaspartate mutase subunit E, with the protein MELTVRQMDAEEFQRQRQEVLGQWQTGKDVVFEEAVAYHKSLPKSKIFAEKLAQGKAKGITFAQPRAGVALLSEHIELLRFLQDEGGADFLPSTIDSYTRQNRYPEAQAGIEESAAIGRSMLNGFPAVNHGVAACRQVVESVQVPVQVRHGTPDARLLAEITLAGGFTDYEGGGISYNIPYSKDVSIESTIKYWQYVDRLIGLYEEQGVKINREPFGPLTGTLVPPAISHAVAVIEGILAAAQGVRSMTLGYGQCGNLIQDVAALHTLPVLAEEYLAKLGLPKVMITTVFHQWMGGFPQDEAKAFGVISWGAATAALGKASKVIVKSPHEALGIPTKEANAAGIRATKQILTMLKDQTLPMTAELALEEEMILAETRLILDRVLELGEGDAAVGTVRAFQAGVIDVPFAPSRYNAGKILPARDSAGAVRLLDFGNIPFDEKIKEFHQERIAQRGRDEDRDPSFQMVIDDIYAIGKGMLVGRPRG; encoded by the coding sequence ATGGAATTAACAGTCCGACAAATGGACGCCGAAGAATTTCAGCGCCAGCGGCAGGAAGTCTTGGGGCAATGGCAGACCGGTAAAGATGTGGTCTTTGAGGAAGCAGTGGCGTACCATAAATCTCTGCCCAAAAGCAAAATATTTGCCGAAAAACTCGCCCAGGGCAAAGCAAAAGGGATCACCTTTGCTCAGCCGCGTGCAGGTGTTGCCCTCCTCAGTGAGCATATTGAGCTGCTGCGTTTTCTTCAAGATGAAGGCGGGGCTGATTTCCTGCCGTCCACCATCGATTCGTATACCCGGCAAAATCGTTACCCGGAAGCGCAGGCAGGAATTGAAGAAAGTGCTGCCATTGGCCGCTCCATGCTCAATGGATTTCCGGCGGTCAATCATGGAGTAGCGGCTTGTCGTCAAGTGGTAGAAAGTGTTCAGGTGCCGGTTCAGGTTCGCCACGGCACTCCGGATGCCCGTTTGCTGGCCGAAATTACCCTTGCCGGAGGATTTACGGATTACGAAGGCGGCGGGATTTCCTACAATATTCCCTATTCTAAAGATGTTTCGATTGAAAGTACGATTAAGTATTGGCAGTACGTGGACCGTCTGATCGGGCTTTATGAAGAACAAGGGGTAAAGATCAACCGCGAACCCTTCGGTCCCTTGACCGGGACGCTGGTTCCGCCGGCTATTTCTCATGCTGTTGCGGTTATTGAAGGGATTCTCGCAGCCGCTCAGGGTGTCCGCAGTATGACCCTCGGGTACGGACAATGCGGCAATCTTATTCAGGATGTTGCGGCACTGCATACCTTGCCGGTTCTGGCGGAAGAATATTTAGCCAAGTTAGGCTTGCCAAAGGTTATGATTACGACAGTCTTTCATCAATGGATGGGCGGTTTCCCCCAGGATGAGGCCAAAGCTTTTGGAGTCATATCCTGGGGAGCGGCGACGGCAGCCTTAGGCAAGGCCTCCAAAGTCATCGTAAAATCCCCTCATGAAGCCTTAGGGATCCCTACTAAGGAAGCTAATGCAGCAGGAATTCGTGCTACGAAACAGATACTAACCATGTTGAAAGACCAAACTCTGCCTATGACTGCAGAGCTTGCCTTAGAAGAGGAAATGATCTTAGCGGAAACGAGGTTAATTCTTGACCGGGTCCTCGAATTAGGAGAAGGAGATGCCGCTGTCGGCACAGTTCGGGCCTTTCAGGCCGGGGTCATTGATGTCCCGTTTGCCCCAAGCCGGTATAATGCCGGTAAAATCCTCCCGGCCCGTGACTCCGCAGGAGCTGTACGCTTATTGGATTTCGGAAATATCCCCTTCGATGAAAAAATCAAGGAGTTTCATCAAGAACGCATCGCCCAGCGCGGACGGGATGAAGACCGCGATCCTTCCTTCCAAATGGTGATCGATGACATCTACGCCATAGGCAAAGGAATGCTTGTTGGCCGCCCAAGAGGGTGA
- the glmL gene encoding methylaspartate mutase accessory protein GlmL: protein MQAVLLIDFGSTYTKVTIVDLDSEEIVGTARAGTTIETNIMDGLKAALAQIPEPAGGWKFVRKLACSSAAGGLKMIASGLVKELTAEAARRAALGAGARVLEVFSYELTEQDLERIVQLKPDILLLAGGTDGGNKEIILKNSDMLSRLPVSLPVVIAGNKTAAAAAAECLRKRHSPVVMAENVMPELGVLAVESARLAIREVFLTHIIQAKGLDKAEEYLERIMMPTPSAVLSAAELLAQGHGSEPGLGELLIVDVGGATTDVHSIAKGDPSKPSVTLKGLPEPYAKRTVEGDLGMRYSSEALVETAGKRLRDYLGWTDDQIQQQLKLYKEDPWRIPQTAEEARFDVAMGRMAVGLAADRHVGTIEVVYTPFGASYIQNGKDLTPLGVVIGTGGVLLHHPDPLEILRGAVFNSGEPAVLKPQNPVFYLDKEYILAAMGLLREVSPQAALRIMKKYIVKL from the coding sequence ATGCAGGCAGTCCTTCTCATTGATTTTGGCAGTACGTACACAAAAGTGACGATCGTAGACCTCGATAGTGAGGAGATCGTGGGGACGGCCCGGGCAGGTACAACCATTGAAACGAACATAATGGACGGATTGAAGGCAGCTTTGGCACAAATTCCTGAGCCTGCGGGAGGCTGGAAGTTTGTCCGCAAGCTCGCCTGCAGCAGTGCCGCCGGCGGTTTAAAAATGATTGCCAGCGGGTTGGTAAAAGAGTTGACGGCAGAGGCGGCGAGGCGTGCAGCGCTGGGTGCGGGGGCACGGGTCCTGGAAGTCTTTAGTTATGAGCTGACAGAGCAGGATCTTGAGAGAATTGTTCAATTGAAACCGGATATTCTTTTGTTAGCCGGGGGAACGGACGGCGGAAATAAGGAAATCATTCTCAAAAATTCAGACATGCTCAGCCGGCTTCCTGTCAGTCTTCCGGTGGTGATAGCGGGCAATAAAACCGCAGCGGCCGCAGCCGCCGAGTGTCTGAGAAAACGGCACAGCCCTGTCGTTATGGCAGAGAATGTGATGCCGGAGCTGGGCGTTTTAGCGGTAGAATCCGCACGGTTAGCGATTCGGGAAGTCTTTTTAACCCATATCATCCAAGCCAAAGGGTTAGACAAGGCGGAGGAGTACCTGGAGAGGATTATGATGCCCACTCCCTCGGCAGTGCTCTCCGCGGCAGAACTTCTGGCCCAGGGTCACGGTTCCGAACCGGGATTGGGAGAGCTGCTGATTGTGGACGTTGGCGGCGCCACGACGGATGTGCATTCCATTGCTAAGGGTGACCCCAGTAAACCCAGCGTAACCCTGAAAGGCTTGCCGGAACCTTATGCTAAACGGACGGTTGAAGGGGATCTGGGGATGCGCTATAGCTCAGAGGCTTTGGTAGAAACAGCGGGGAAACGCTTGAGGGACTATCTGGGCTGGACTGATGATCAAATTCAACAACAACTAAAGCTCTATAAAGAAGATCCCTGGCGAATTCCTCAAACCGCAGAAGAAGCGAGGTTTGATGTGGCCATGGGGCGGATGGCCGTAGGGTTGGCGGCGGATCGCCATGTGGGAACCATTGAAGTGGTTTATACTCCCTTCGGAGCAAGCTATATTCAAAACGGAAAGGATTTGACGCCCCTGGGAGTGGTGATCGGAACGGGAGGGGTCCTGCTTCATCACCCGGATCCTTTGGAAATCTTACGGGGAGCGGTTTTTAATTCCGGGGAGCCTGCGGTTCTTAAACCGCAAAACCCTGTTTTCTACTTGGATAAAGAGTATATTTTAGCAGCTATGGGTCTGCTTCGGGAAGTATCTCCGCAGGCCGCACTTCGAATCATGAAAAAATATATTGTAAAACTTTAG
- the glmS gene encoding methylaspartate mutase subunit S, with the protein MEQKTVVLGVIGADVHAVGNRILDYAFSQAGFKVINIGVLATQEEFIHAAIETNADALLVSSLYGHGEMDCRGLREKCQETGIGSIIMYVGGNLVVGKQDFESVRERFSAMGFDRVYPPGTLPEGPIDDLKKDLGLRMD; encoded by the coding sequence GTGGAACAAAAGACCGTAGTATTAGGGGTTATTGGAGCCGATGTTCATGCGGTAGGGAACCGGATCTTGGACTATGCCTTTAGCCAAGCCGGTTTTAAAGTGATCAACATCGGGGTCCTTGCAACTCAGGAGGAATTTATTCATGCGGCCATTGAGACGAATGCGGACGCCCTGTTAGTCTCGTCCTTGTACGGTCACGGGGAAATGGATTGCCGGGGTCTGCGTGAGAAGTGTCAGGAAACAGGAATCGGCAGCATTATCATGTATGTAGGCGGCAATCTGGTGGTCGGGAAACAGGATTTTGAGTCGGTGAGAGAGCGGTTCTCAGCGATGGGTTTTGATCGTGTTTATCCCCCCGGAACCCTGCCGGAAGGTCCCATTGACGATTTGAAGAAGGATTTAGGTCTGAGGATGGATTAA
- a CDS encoding glutamate racemase produces the protein MKKQRIIGMFDSGVGGLTVMKEILERLFDVRIVYFGDTARVPYGNRSREELIRFGEEIVTFLIGQGAEVIVVACNTSSATALPVLRDRFDVPMIGMVEPGARLSVEKTIAGRIGLIATETTVRSKAYSSAVSRALAKGCLPEDSALREAWQHGEQPITLIKAQGCPLFVPLIEAGLANSAEARGIARTYLNPLRAAGVDTLILGCTHYPFLEPVLREILGEDVLIVDPALAVVKELEGLLKHLDEWERSGLIGSPSSALTKKPWRARYYVSGDPELFKQVGNTLLQEPIGHVEQIILGE, from the coding sequence TTGAAGAAACAACGCATTATTGGTATGTTTGACTCCGGAGTCGGTGGACTCACAGTCATGAAAGAGATATTAGAGAGGCTGTTTGATGTTCGAATCGTTTATTTTGGAGATACGGCACGGGTTCCTTATGGAAACCGTTCTCGTGAGGAGCTCATTCGTTTTGGCGAAGAGATTGTCACGTTTTTGATCGGGCAAGGGGCCGAGGTGATCGTCGTAGCCTGTAACACCAGTTCAGCCACTGCGCTGCCGGTTCTCAGAGATCGGTTTGATGTCCCGATGATTGGCATGGTAGAACCAGGGGCCCGTTTATCTGTCGAGAAAACCATAGCGGGCAGGATTGGGCTGATCGCCACAGAAACCACGGTGCGCAGCAAAGCGTATTCCTCCGCGGTGAGTCGTGCTTTGGCTAAGGGATGTTTACCTGAAGATTCAGCGCTCCGGGAGGCCTGGCAGCATGGCGAACAGCCGATTACTTTAATTAAAGCTCAGGGGTGCCCGCTTTTTGTGCCCTTAATTGAGGCGGGGCTGGCCAATTCTGCCGAAGCAAGAGGAATTGCCCGAACTTATCTTAACCCTCTCCGGGCAGCCGGTGTAGATACCCTTATCTTGGGGTGCACCCATTACCCCTTTCTTGAGCCGGTCCTTCGGGAAATCTTAGGAGAGGATGTGTTGATTGTTGACCCGGCTTTAGCGGTGGTGAAAGAACTTGAGGGATTGCTTAAGCATTTGGATGAGTGGGAACGATCGGGGCTGATCGGTTCGCCTTCTTCGGCTCTGACCAAAAAACCATGGCGGGCCCGGTATTATGTCAGCGGGGACCCGGAGCTTTTTAAGCAAGTCGGAAATACTCTTCTCCAGGAACCCATAGGCCATGTCGAACAAATAATACTGGGTGAGTAA
- a CDS encoding GntR family transcriptional regulator → MMELDRKSGVPYYIQLKEQIRRRITQGIWPAGTKLPTERELAKSLAVSRNTVSQAYKELESEGILCSVRGKGTFVEDTSLIMQQESRKEKVLRIVDLAMEEAVGLGFSIDDFVSFVHVRGMEKKDLLSRMKVAFLVTNPEQLADVNWNLGPGVSLLPLLLSELQESPRAQEGLAGMDMAITGMAHLPEVKILLGKLHIPILGISLQPKLDTLVRIAKLTVGRDLALVCESSQYAEKIKLALRQAGLYPSFKTLIQPNEASLREVLPECGAVILASRLRFGVEKVLPENMECIEFRFEPDAGSLNLLRGALLELKGEKS, encoded by the coding sequence ATGATGGAGTTAGATCGGAAAAGCGGTGTGCCCTATTACATCCAGCTTAAGGAGCAGATCCGGCGGCGGATTACCCAAGGGATTTGGCCGGCGGGAACTAAGCTGCCAACGGAACGGGAGTTAGCTAAAAGCTTAGCTGTCAGCCGGAATACCGTTAGCCAGGCTTACAAAGAACTGGAAAGCGAAGGGATTTTATGCTCGGTTCGGGGGAAAGGAACCTTTGTTGAGGATACTTCACTGATCATGCAGCAGGAGAGTCGTAAAGAGAAGGTCTTACGCATTGTCGATTTAGCTATGGAGGAAGCAGTGGGGCTTGGTTTCTCAATCGATGACTTTGTCTCTTTCGTCCATGTCCGCGGCATGGAGAAGAAAGATCTCCTTTCGCGGATGAAAGTAGCCTTTCTCGTAACTAACCCTGAGCAGTTGGCGGATGTCAATTGGAATCTTGGGCCGGGGGTAAGTCTGCTGCCCTTACTGCTCTCCGAGCTTCAGGAATCCCCTCGGGCCCAGGAAGGCTTAGCCGGGATGGATATGGCGATCACTGGTATGGCTCATCTCCCCGAAGTGAAGATTCTTTTAGGAAAGCTTCATATCCCTATCCTGGGAATTTCGCTCCAGCCTAAGCTTGACACCCTTGTGCGTATTGCCAAATTAACCGTGGGCCGTGACCTGGCTTTAGTGTGTGAAAGCAGCCAGTATGCAGAAAAGATAAAGCTGGCACTGAGGCAAGCCGGATTATACCCGTCTTTCAAAACCCTGATTCAGCCAAATGAAGCGAGTTTGCGGGAGGTTTTGCCGGAATGCGGGGCTGTGATTTTAGCTTCCAGGCTTCGTTTTGGGGTTGAAAAAGTGCTTCCGGAAAATATGGAGTGTATTGAGTTTCGTTTTGAACCGGATGCTGGGAGCCTTAATTTACTCAGAGGGGCTTTGTTGGAATTAAAGGGGGAGAAATCTTGA